In Candidatus Endomicrobium procryptotermitis, a genomic segment contains:
- a CDS encoding carbohydrate porin, whose protein sequence is MNIKLLAALTAALVIAGGNIAIAQEDSVADKLGLEISAYGTIILQGTPKVNSREDGKVQNDLAYSFDLTIGKDLGNGAHIFSHLIAGQGDGLGVWSYTNGINGDVWNTQNTLTVAELWYKQSLFDEKLSITIGRLNPALYFDQNAYANDETSQFLNYAFVLNPLVVYPVDYFKFGINVTYSPIEQIEFSYSYLETNSDLSHFDTKGFNAVQLAFKPNETGNYRIFYWNNNDANLAYSNVNKNEFQEGVSGFGISADQKITETIGIFARFGYRDPSISVLYEIDTDGDGVNDDYDFFYAPSSIAASIGVQFSGVSWSRDNDLLGIACGYANTSRDIYDAGFLEKDGSEINTEVYYAFAINEHVIITPSLQYLSNTYGGNTAEDNVFVYGIRTQIGF, encoded by the coding sequence ATGAATATAAAACTTTTAGCAGCATTGACAGCCGCTTTGGTTATTGCAGGCGGAAACATAGCCATAGCTCAGGAAGACAGCGTAGCAGACAAGTTAGGACTTGAAATAAGCGCTTACGGAACAATAATTTTACAGGGAACTCCGAAAGTCAATTCACGTGAAGATGGTAAAGTCCAAAACGATTTAGCATATTCGTTTGACTTGACCATAGGAAAAGATTTAGGAAACGGCGCACATATTTTCTCCCATCTTATAGCGGGTCAGGGAGACGGTCTTGGAGTGTGGTCATATACCAACGGCATTAACGGCGATGTATGGAACACCCAAAATACTTTGACCGTGGCTGAATTGTGGTATAAACAATCACTTTTTGACGAAAAACTCTCTATAACTATAGGAAGATTAAATCCAGCTCTTTATTTTGACCAAAATGCATATGCCAATGACGAAACGTCACAGTTTTTAAATTATGCTTTTGTTCTAAATCCTTTGGTAGTATATCCTGTAGATTATTTTAAATTCGGGATAAATGTAACTTACTCTCCGATAGAACAGATAGAGTTTTCTTATTCTTACCTTGAAACAAACAGCGATTTATCTCATTTTGATACCAAAGGTTTTAACGCAGTACAGCTGGCGTTTAAGCCGAATGAAACTGGAAATTACAGAATATTTTATTGGAATAATAATGACGCTAATTTAGCATATTCAAATGTTAACAAAAATGAATTTCAAGAGGGTGTTTCAGGTTTTGGAATAAGCGCAGACCAGAAAATAACCGAAACCATAGGCATTTTTGCAAGATTCGGTTACAGAGATCCATCAATTAGTGTGTTATATGAAATAGATACCGATGGAGATGGAGTTAACGATGATTATGATTTCTTTTATGCACCTTCTTCAATTGCCGCAAGCATAGGAGTACAGTTTTCGGGCGTATCATGGTCAAGAGACAATGATCTTTTAGGCATTGCATGTGGTTATGCCAATACGTCAAGAGACATTTACGATGCAGGCTTTCTTGAGAAAGACGGCAGCGAGATAAATACGGAAGTTTATTATGCTTTTGCAATAAATGAACATGTCATAATAACGCCTTCATTGCAGTATTTAAGCAATACTTATGGCGGCAACACTGCCGAAGATAACGTTTTTGTTTACGGTATCAGAACACAAATCGGTTTCTAA
- the nifH gene encoding nitrogenase iron protein — translation MSKKIKQIAIYGKGGIGKSTTTSNISAALSTLGYKVMQFGCDPKSDSTNTLREGKYIPTVLDTLREKPNVKAQDVIFKGYNGIFCVEAGGPAPGVGCAGRGITTAVSLFKQQHVFEELDLDYVIFDVLGDVVCGGFAVPIREGIAEHVFTVSSSDFMAIYAANNLFNGIKKYSNAGGALLGGVIANSINKPYAKDIIDDFVKQTETQVVEYVPRSVTVTQSELQGKTTIEAAPDSAQSQVYLSLAKKIAAHEVSKAPQPLTVSQLRDWAAKWADHLLALETGTIEGARAGI, via the coding sequence ATGTCTAAAAAGATTAAACAGATTGCGATTTACGGAAAAGGGGGTATAGGGAAATCAACTACCACATCCAATATAAGCGCGGCATTATCAACGCTTGGATATAAGGTAATGCAGTTTGGCTGCGATCCAAAAAGCGATTCTACAAATACTCTTCGCGAAGGCAAATATATACCTACTGTTCTTGACACGTTAAGGGAAAAACCCAATGTCAAAGCACAGGATGTAATATTTAAAGGATATAATGGAATATTTTGCGTTGAAGCTGGCGGGCCAGCGCCAGGCGTTGGCTGTGCCGGAAGAGGAATAACTACCGCAGTTTCACTTTTTAAACAGCAGCATGTTTTTGAAGAACTTGATTTGGATTATGTGATATTTGACGTTTTGGGAGACGTTGTATGCGGCGGTTTTGCCGTTCCTATAAGAGAAGGAATAGCGGAACACGTTTTTACGGTTTCATCATCGGATTTTATGGCGATATACGCGGCAAACAATTTGTTTAACGGAATAAAAAAGTATTCAAATGCAGGCGGCGCTTTGCTTGGAGGAGTTATAGCAAATTCAATCAATAAGCCTTATGCAAAAGATATTATAGACGATTTCGTAAAGCAGACAGAAACGCAGGTTGTAGAATACGTTCCGCGTTCGGTAACGGTTACGCAAAGCGAACTTCAGGGCAAAACAACCATAGAAGCAGCTCCCGATTCCGCTCAGTCGCAAGTATATTTGAGTCTTGCAAAAAAAATAGCGGCTCATGAAGTGTCAAAAGCTCCGCAGCCGCTTACGGTTTCACAACTCAGAGATTGGGCAGCAAAATGGGCTGACCATCTGCTGGCTCTTGAAACTGGAACTATAGAAGGTGCAAGAGCCGGAATATAA
- a CDS encoding radical SAM protein, giving the protein MPLGKEIKNNTQDLKISRLHPCFGAAAHNKYGRLHLPVSPSCNIQCRFCSRTLNKTEERPGVTGEILKPEEALGIVNKALELCPDITVVGIAGPGDTLATENALKAFELVNKEHPELIKCISTNGLLLAQKAQDLHDAGVRSVTVTVNAVNPIILDKIVSHIFYNGVKLTGITAAEILIGSQLEGIEKISALGAAVKVNTVLIPEINGEHIAEISKTVKAAGANIYNIIPLIPQGEFKDFKAPDCGDLAKARKAAHDFMEVFYHCKHCRADACGIPGKTDLSSKLYDRQMETFSHG; this is encoded by the coding sequence ATGCCGCTAGGTAAAGAAATTAAAAATAATACTCAGGACTTAAAAATAAGCCGGCTGCATCCGTGTTTTGGCGCGGCGGCACATAATAAGTATGGAAGGCTTCATCTTCCGGTAAGTCCTTCATGCAATATACAGTGCAGGTTTTGCAGCCGTACTTTGAATAAAACTGAAGAAAGACCGGGCGTTACGGGAGAAATTTTAAAACCCGAAGAAGCGCTCGGCATAGTAAATAAAGCTCTTGAGTTGTGTCCAGATATCACGGTTGTAGGAATAGCCGGACCCGGAGATACTCTTGCCACAGAAAATGCGTTAAAAGCTTTTGAGTTGGTAAACAAAGAACACCCGGAACTTATAAAATGTATAAGTACAAATGGACTGCTTCTTGCGCAAAAAGCACAGGATCTGCACGATGCGGGAGTGAGAAGCGTTACTGTCACGGTTAATGCGGTAAACCCCATAATACTCGATAAAATAGTTTCTCATATATTTTATAACGGCGTAAAACTTACGGGTATTACCGCAGCGGAAATTTTAATAGGCAGCCAGCTTGAAGGGATAGAAAAAATAAGCGCACTAGGTGCAGCGGTAAAAGTAAACACCGTGTTAATACCTGAAATAAACGGCGAACACATAGCGGAAATTTCAAAAACCGTAAAAGCAGCCGGCGCAAATATTTACAATATTATTCCACTCATACCGCAGGGCGAATTTAAAGATTTTAAAGCGCCGGACTGCGGCGATTTGGCAAAAGCCAGAAAAGCCGCGCACGATTTTATGGAAGTTTTTTATCATTGCAAACACTGCCGCGCAGATGCCTGTGGAATTCCTGGCAAAACCGATTTGTCATCAAAACTTTATGACAGACAGATGGAAACTTTTTCGCATGGATAA
- a CDS encoding cysteine synthase family protein encodes MKYYNDIRELIGNTPVLKLNNMDFPKSVNVFAKLELLNPGGSVKDRMGTAVISAAERNGFLKPGSIIVETTAGNAGIGIALAAIGKGYRVIFTVPMKFSLEKQAIMRALGAEIVNTPYERGMQGAFDKAEEIVKNNKNAVCLDQFKNPANPQVHYETTGKEIYEDLDGKIDYLVSGAGSGGTISGVLRYLKSKNKNVKGVLADPYGSTMGGGEAGCYAIEGIGNTFMPKAFDISLIDEVIKVADTEAFAEIRKLAAKEGVLAGTSTGAALTAARKTAEKIKSGNIVVIFFDRGDRYLSKNIYEIT; translated from the coding sequence ATGAAATATTATAATGATATAAGAGAATTAATCGGCAATACGCCGGTATTAAAATTAAACAATATGGATTTTCCAAAAAGTGTAAACGTTTTTGCCAAGCTTGAGCTTTTAAATCCCGGAGGAAGCGTAAAAGACCGAATGGGAACGGCAGTCATTTCGGCTGCCGAAAGAAACGGTTTTTTAAAACCGGGAAGCATTATAGTCGAAACGACTGCCGGAAACGCGGGGATAGGAATAGCTTTGGCCGCTATAGGAAAAGGATACAGAGTTATTTTTACTGTCCCGATGAAATTTTCACTTGAAAAACAGGCTATAATGCGCGCACTCGGAGCTGAAATAGTAAATACCCCGTATGAAAGAGGAATGCAGGGCGCTTTTGACAAAGCGGAAGAAATAGTAAAAAACAATAAAAATGCGGTATGCCTCGACCAGTTTAAAAATCCGGCAAATCCGCAAGTGCATTATGAAACCACCGGAAAAGAAATTTACGAAGATTTAGACGGAAAAATAGATTATCTGGTTTCCGGCGCCGGAAGCGGTGGAACCATAAGCGGAGTTTTAAGATATTTAAAATCAAAAAATAAAAACGTAAAAGGCGTGCTTGCCGATCCATACGGCTCGACAATGGGCGGCGGCGAAGCAGGCTGCTACGCGATTGAAGGCATAGGAAACACTTTTATGCCGAAAGCTTTCGACATATCGCTTATCGATGAGGTTATAAAAGTGGCCGACACTGAAGCTTTTGCCGAAATAAGAAAGTTGGCGGCAAAAGAGGGAGTTTTGGCGGGAACGTCAACAGGTGCCGCCTTAACGGCCGCAAGAAAAACCGCGGAAAAAATAAAAAGCGGAAATATAGTTGTAATTTTTTTTGACCGCGGCGACAGATATTTGTCAAAAAACATTTATGAAATCACTTAA
- a CDS encoding PLP-dependent aspartate aminotransferase family protein — protein MAKNINTLLIHGGISEDETTGAVSIPIYQTTTFRQTELGKTKAGYEYGRSGNPTRKALEALIAELEEGVEGFAFASGLAALTTVIMLFKSGDKFLISQNVYGGTFRILDKIFKNFGVSYEIVDTTDLKIFEEKLKEDKNVKGAVIETPANPLLTITDIKAAAEIAKKYGVLTIVDNTFMTPYLQKPLLLGADIIIHSATKYLGGHSDVISGLAVVKDKELSERLKFFQNAAGSILEPFDSWLLMRGIKTLGVRIDRHIENAQYAADFLKSSGSAEKVFFPGFKDFQGYEIHNRQAAGAGGMVSFLLSKEHNLNDFVKNLKTIAFAESLGGVESLICHPASMTHASIPKEIREEIGITDNLIRLSVGIEDKKDVVEDLKQAFLKSRI, from the coding sequence ATGGCTAAAAACATAAATACGTTATTGATTCACGGCGGAATAAGCGAAGATGAAACTACAGGAGCTGTAAGCATACCGATTTATCAGACGACTACTTTCAGGCAGACGGAACTCGGAAAAACCAAAGCGGGCTACGAGTACGGGCGTTCAGGAAACCCGACGAGAAAAGCTCTCGAAGCGCTTATAGCAGAACTTGAAGAAGGCGTCGAAGGTTTTGCTTTTGCCTCAGGTCTTGCCGCATTGACTACAGTAATCATGCTTTTTAAAAGCGGCGATAAATTTCTTATTTCGCAAAACGTGTACGGCGGGACGTTTAGAATTTTGGACAAAATATTTAAAAATTTTGGCGTTTCATACGAAATAGTGGACACTACCGATTTAAAAATTTTCGAAGAAAAACTTAAAGAAGACAAAAATGTCAAAGGTGCGGTAATCGAAACGCCGGCAAATCCGCTTCTAACCATAACCGATATTAAAGCGGCTGCCGAAATAGCAAAAAAGTACGGCGTACTCACGATAGTCGATAATACTTTTATGACGCCATATCTTCAAAAACCGCTTCTTTTGGGAGCTGACATTATCATACACAGTGCAACGAAATATCTCGGAGGCCACAGCGACGTTATTTCAGGGCTTGCCGTAGTAAAAGACAAAGAGTTGTCAGAAAGGCTTAAATTTTTCCAAAATGCCGCAGGTTCTATACTTGAGCCTTTTGATTCGTGGCTTTTAATGCGCGGCATAAAGACGCTTGGCGTGAGAATTGACAGACATATTGAAAACGCACAATACGCCGCGGATTTTTTAAAAAGTTCTGGAAGTGCTGAAAAAGTGTTTTTCCCGGGTTTCAAAGATTTTCAAGGATACGAAATTCATAACAGACAGGCGGCGGGTGCAGGCGGCATGGTTTCTTTTCTTCTGTCAAAAGAACACAACCTAAACGATTTTGTAAAAAATCTTAAAACTATAGCTTTTGCCGAAAGTCTCGGCGGAGTAGAATCTCTTATATGCCACCCGGCAAGCATGACGCATGCAAGCATCCCTAAAGAAATAAGAGAGGAAATAGGCATAACCGACAATCTTATACGACTGTCAGTAGGAATAGAAGATAAAAAGGATGTAGTTGAAGATTTGAAACAGGCATTTTTGAAAAGCAGAATTTAA
- a CDS encoding PLP-dependent aspartate aminotransferase family protein: MTIKNYGKEFGIHTRAVHAGNDVDKDTKAVKRPITMANSYELPYDPTDINWSDAGQNLYTRNGGANQQYLQEKISAFENAEDTIVFASGAGALSGLFFSLLTSGDHVIFSSITYIAVYRLLNELFNNKFKIETSIIDTSDLEAVHAAVKPNTKLIHIETPGNPTLSISDIKAIAKIAHKNNSLLSVDNTLASPYNQRPLELGADFSIESLTKYINGHGDAMGGSISGRKEYLDIIRKQSQVNLGATISPFNAWLIMRGASTFPLRMKQHNENALKIAQFIENHPSVSFVSYPGLKSHRGNKIAAAQMSPGFGGLLSFALKADHDVHNKFVSNLHVITSAVSLGHDTSLIVYLGKNDERQYLYPPEFHNGFFRFSAGIEDAEDIIKDIEQAIVKSGI; this comes from the coding sequence ATGACTATAAAAAATTATGGTAAAGAATTCGGGATTCATACAAGAGCGGTACATGCGGGCAATGATGTTGACAAAGATACAAAAGCTGTGAAGCGTCCCATTACTATGGCAAACAGTTATGAACTTCCGTATGACCCGACAGATATAAACTGGAGCGATGCGGGACAAAATTTATATACCCGAAACGGCGGCGCAAATCAGCAGTATCTGCAGGAAAAAATTTCGGCTTTTGAAAATGCCGAAGACACCATAGTTTTTGCAAGCGGCGCAGGGGCTTTGTCAGGATTGTTTTTTTCCCTTTTAACAAGCGGCGATCATGTCATTTTTTCAAGCATAACATATATAGCGGTTTACAGACTGTTAAATGAATTATTCAACAATAAATTTAAAATTGAAACTTCCATCATAGACACATCAGATTTGGAGGCCGTACACGCTGCAGTAAAACCTAATACCAAACTTATACACATCGAAACGCCCGGAAATCCGACGCTTTCCATTTCCGATATAAAAGCCATTGCAAAAATAGCTCATAAAAACAACTCTTTGCTTTCCGTGGACAATACTTTAGCTTCCCCATATAATCAAAGACCGCTGGAATTGGGCGCAGATTTTTCCATAGAAAGCCTTACAAAATATATCAACGGACACGGCGACGCTATGGGCGGAAGCATCAGCGGCAGAAAAGAATATTTGGATATTATACGCAAGCAGTCGCAGGTAAATCTTGGCGCAACGATAAGCCCTTTTAACGCTTGGCTTATCATGAGAGGAGCGTCAACTTTTCCTTTGAGAATGAAACAACACAACGAAAATGCTTTAAAAATCGCACAGTTTATTGAAAATCATCCATCAGTAAGCTTCGTTTCTTATCCGGGATTAAAAAGCCACAGAGGAAACAAAATCGCCGCGGCACAAATGAGTCCGGGATTTGGCGGCCTTTTGTCTTTTGCTTTAAAAGCGGACCACGATGTGCATAATAAATTCGTAAGCAACCTGCATGTCATAACCTCTGCGGTATCTTTAGGGCATGACACAAGCCTTATAGTTTATCTGGGAAAAAATGACGAAAGGCAGTATCTTTATCCTCCTGAATTCCATAATGGTTTTTTTCGTTTCAGCGCGGGAATAGAAGACGCAGAAGATATTATCAAAGACATAGAACAAGCCATCGTCAAAAGCGGAATTTAA